In one window of Frigoriglobus tundricola DNA:
- a CDS encoding helix-turn-helix transcriptional regulator, producing MNGVSPGPGAELANKIARLVEEKGWNQEDFARTTRLNRHTVHQILHGGPKRRLRNLTVSQCAKALGLSVSELRNLPLERLIPRIHGKPAADEESLKLLKERATLPELRAWLERNHNRAAELHADEVQELLEMQASGGPLEKLGVETCVELLGRRRELICRVKEIAGTEYFDFLEQFVTLIHEKVKPTRRG from the coding sequence ATGAACGGGGTATCTCCGGGGCCCGGTGCGGAACTCGCGAACAAGATCGCTCGGCTCGTCGAAGAAAAAGGCTGGAACCAAGAGGACTTCGCCCGAACCACGCGGCTCAACCGGCACACGGTCCACCAGATCCTACACGGGGGACCCAAGCGGCGGCTGCGCAACCTCACCGTCAGCCAGTGCGCGAAAGCGCTCGGGCTGTCCGTGAGCGAGTTGCGCAACCTCCCGCTGGAGCGATTGATCCCGCGGATACACGGCAAACCCGCGGCCGACGAGGAGTCGCTCAAGCTCCTCAAGGAGCGCGCCACGCTGCCCGAACTCAGGGCGTGGCTGGAGCGCAACCACAACCGCGCCGCCGAACTCCACGCCGACGAGGTGCAGGAACTGCTCGAAATGCAAGCTTCCGGCGGCCCGCTCGAGAAGCTCGGGGTGGAGACCTGCGTCGAGCTGTTGGGCCGCCGGCGCGAGCTCATCTGCCGGGTGAAGGAGATCGCGGGCACAGAATATTTCGACTTCCTCGAACAGTTCGTCACGCTGATTCACGAGAAGGTGAAGCCGACGCGGCGCGGGTGA
- the recJ gene encoding single-stranded-DNA-specific exonuclease RecJ translates to MARAEKLWHLRPGDPAATNRLAAAARVSPVVAQLLLNRDVKDPAAARRFLDSPLGGLHPPQALPGVEAAAERIVRAITDKRRICVYGDYDVDGVTGTAVLLRVLGKLGASVQFHVPLRLSEGYGLNSDKIRELAQTGVSLVVSVDCGIASLTEAEVAREVGLELIITDHHEMKMGLDGPLLPPAAVLVHPRLPAPTPYPFGDLSGAGVAFKLAWAVAQRASGSERVAPELRVVLLDAVGLAALGLVADVVPLRDENRILVRHGLERIRTHPSVGLKALLEASGVKPDQVLTSEDVGFKLAPRLNAAGRLGCASLAVELLTTTSPSKAAELARVLEGQNGERQARERKYTTAAKELVERDFANEPAVVVASEDWHPGVVGIVASRLVDYFGKPALVIAVPPNEPIATGSGRSIPGFALHQALLACDSLLEGHGGHAAAAGFKVRPERIPALRDRFNAYVASHYPGGAPAARLTLDAEVPLSAITHGLLRDLDKLEPYGAGNPKPKFLAAGLKVEAARLIGTGEVQRHMDFRARQGETTIRCVAWGMADRMEELMSAGGDCCLAFTPKVNEWRGYKNIELQVIDLKPGKTAELG, encoded by the coding sequence ATGGCGCGCGCCGAAAAGCTCTGGCACTTGCGGCCCGGTGACCCTGCCGCAACGAACCGCCTGGCCGCCGCGGCCCGCGTCTCGCCCGTGGTGGCGCAGCTCCTGTTGAACCGCGACGTGAAAGACCCCGCCGCGGCGCGGCGGTTCCTCGATTCCCCGCTCGGCGGGCTGCACCCGCCCCAGGCCCTGCCGGGCGTCGAAGCCGCCGCCGAGCGGATCGTCCGAGCCATTACCGACAAGCGACGCATCTGCGTCTACGGCGACTACGACGTGGACGGCGTGACCGGTACCGCCGTTCTGCTCCGCGTGCTCGGCAAACTCGGTGCGAGTGTGCAGTTCCACGTCCCGCTCCGTCTGTCCGAGGGGTACGGGCTGAACAGCGATAAGATCCGCGAACTGGCGCAAACCGGCGTCTCGCTCGTGGTCAGTGTGGACTGTGGCATCGCCAGTCTGACCGAAGCCGAGGTGGCCCGCGAGGTGGGCCTGGAACTGATCATCACCGACCACCACGAAATGAAGATGGGGCTGGACGGGCCGCTGCTGCCACCGGCCGCGGTCCTCGTTCACCCGCGGCTCCCGGCCCCGACCCCGTACCCGTTCGGCGATCTCTCGGGCGCCGGTGTCGCGTTCAAACTGGCCTGGGCCGTCGCCCAGCGGGCGAGCGGGTCCGAACGGGTCGCTCCGGAGCTGCGCGTGGTGCTCCTGGACGCCGTCGGACTGGCGGCTCTGGGGCTCGTGGCCGACGTGGTGCCGCTCCGCGACGAGAACCGCATTCTCGTCCGGCACGGGCTCGAGCGCATCCGCACCCACCCGTCCGTGGGGCTGAAGGCGCTGCTCGAAGCGAGCGGGGTGAAGCCGGATCAGGTCCTCACCTCCGAGGACGTCGGCTTCAAACTCGCCCCCCGGTTGAACGCCGCGGGCCGGCTGGGGTGCGCGAGCCTCGCGGTCGAACTCCTCACAACGACTTCTCCATCCAAAGCCGCCGAACTGGCCCGCGTTCTCGAGGGTCAAAACGGCGAGCGCCAGGCGCGCGAGCGGAAGTACACGACCGCGGCAAAGGAACTCGTGGAGCGCGACTTCGCCAATGAACCGGCCGTAGTGGTCGCCTCGGAGGACTGGCACCCCGGCGTCGTGGGCATCGTCGCGAGCCGGCTGGTCGATTATTTCGGTAAGCCGGCGCTCGTGATCGCCGTCCCGCCGAACGAGCCGATCGCGACCGGGTCCGGCCGCAGCATACCGGGGTTCGCGCTGCACCAGGCGCTGCTCGCGTGTGACTCACTTCTGGAAGGTCACGGCGGGCACGCAGCGGCGGCGGGCTTCAAGGTGCGCCCGGAGCGCATCCCGGCGCTCCGCGACCGGTTCAACGCCTACGTCGCGAGCCACTACCCCGGAGGGGCGCCGGCGGCACGATTGACGCTCGACGCCGAAGTGCCGCTCTCCGCTATCACGCACGGCCTCTTGAGAGACCTCGACAAGTTGGAACCGTACGGAGCGGGCAACCCGAAGCCGAAGTTTCTGGCGGCGGGTCTGAAAGTCGAGGCCGCACGCCTCATCGGAACGGGCGAGGTGCAGCGGCACATGGACTTCCGAGCCCGACAGGGCGAGACGACCATTCGGTGCGTGGCGTGGGGGATGGCCGACCGGATGGAGGAACTCATGAGCGCGGGCGGCGACTGCTGCCTCGCGTTCACGCCGAAGGTGAACGAGTGGCGCGGGTACAAAAACATCGAGCTTCAGGTCATCGACCTGAAGCCCGGAAAAACCGCCGAATTGGGCTGA
- a CDS encoding DUF7133 domain-containing protein, which translates to MSPALLLLAAVPAAMPTAASDLKLPPGFTARLYADHPLAPDIYTMTIDAAGRVLVAGRGYVRVLVEDGQGHAVRAVDLVDGLKDGPMGLLAEADSLYVVADGGLKRYPGYNGRDKLKAPETLFTVKTSGEHDAHAVRRGPDGWLYLLCGNSAGVRKEIISGERSPVKEPIAGALLRMSPDGKSVEVVADGFRNPYSFDFNLDGEPFTYDSDNERCVGLPWFEGCRFYHIVPGGNHGWRSPQLSQTWRKPPYFPDVVPPICDTGRGSPTGVACYRHAHFPEPYRGGFFLADWTFGRIYHVPLKTVGSSHSGKHELFAEATGTSGFAPTALAVHPQTGELFVSIGGRGTRGGVYRITYDKADTDAKPLAMARRSLDFDRERAGRWLTDASESDDARTRRTALDMIVRWWDRAAWGPKLADAVTPNMRHADALVRRAAGRVALRLPVRLKDDSPPQTRLTLALAKANSQPEEALQTALEILRTANTTEEVQLEAVRVIQLVFGDLTATDAVGTVFEGYTLRNPPKQKTADHVLWALKWQIDSVAGRYRPDHRISNLDRELARTAAALGSPDENALTHVSMWLGELSRRNERAGSVRDDIHLLACWAQLSKWATRDEDGAIGATLLQLEDRRNKEMLGADRFWPVRIDELAAALIPCHKHLAATMARSPSFVRLENLRFLKYMNSEDTDATARLARRFLDAARSAPDSPFVPLIFEYLPLLPRTEIDPLLSVLWERPHLQDAVVQVLARSPRDGDHPRFLNGLGSLNPEIVRQSAGALAKLKRPDGAELLVAAVKALRRFPDEKGYASVREALVALLQMSSGETIGADAKAWTAWIVKRDPRAEKALNASAGFDAAAWGKRAASIDWSRGDAGRGRLAFTKATCAACHDGGGAIGPSLLGISKRFGRDDLLTAILQPSKDVSPRYRPTRVVTTEERAYTGIIVYEATDGVILQTGADTTVRIAGADITSKKQVEVSLMPTGLIDKLSNTEIADLLAYLATLGEPKTK; encoded by the coding sequence ATGTCCCCTGCCCTTCTCCTCCTCGCCGCTGTGCCAGCCGCAATGCCGACCGCGGCGAGCGATCTGAAGCTCCCGCCCGGCTTCACGGCCCGACTGTACGCGGATCATCCGCTCGCGCCCGACATTTACACGATGACCATCGACGCCGCAGGTCGCGTCCTCGTCGCCGGGCGCGGGTACGTTCGTGTGCTGGTCGAGGACGGTCAGGGGCATGCGGTTCGGGCCGTTGATCTCGTCGACGGGCTCAAGGACGGCCCGATGGGATTGCTCGCGGAGGCGGATTCGCTTTACGTCGTCGCGGACGGCGGGCTGAAGCGTTATCCCGGTTACAACGGTCGGGACAAACTGAAGGCGCCGGAAACACTCTTCACCGTCAAGACCAGCGGCGAACACGACGCGCACGCGGTGCGCCGCGGACCGGACGGTTGGCTCTACCTGCTCTGCGGGAACTCAGCGGGAGTGCGAAAGGAGATCATCTCCGGCGAACGGTCGCCCGTGAAGGAGCCCATTGCCGGCGCCCTGCTCCGGATGTCTCCGGACGGCAAGAGCGTCGAAGTCGTCGCGGACGGGTTCCGGAACCCGTATTCGTTCGACTTCAACCTCGACGGCGAACCCTTCACTTACGATTCCGACAACGAGCGCTGTGTCGGATTGCCCTGGTTCGAGGGCTGTCGCTTCTACCACATCGTGCCGGGTGGGAACCACGGCTGGCGCTCGCCCCAACTCTCGCAGACGTGGCGGAAGCCGCCGTACTTCCCGGACGTGGTACCGCCGATCTGCGACACCGGCCGCGGGTCGCCGACCGGTGTCGCGTGCTACCGACACGCGCATTTTCCGGAACCCTACCGCGGCGGATTCTTCCTCGCCGACTGGACGTTCGGCCGCATCTACCACGTCCCTCTCAAAACGGTGGGCTCAAGCCACAGCGGCAAACACGAACTCTTTGCTGAAGCGACCGGAACGAGCGGGTTCGCGCCGACCGCGCTGGCCGTTCACCCGCAGACGGGAGAGCTGTTCGTGAGCATCGGCGGGCGCGGCACCCGCGGCGGCGTTTATCGGATCACTTACGACAAGGCGGACACAGACGCCAAACCGCTCGCAATGGCCAGGCGATCGCTGGACTTCGACAGGGAACGAGCCGGACGCTGGCTCACGGACGCGAGCGAATCGGACGACGCCCGAACGCGGCGAACGGCTCTGGACATGATTGTGCGCTGGTGGGACAGGGCCGCATGGGGACCGAAACTCGCGGACGCCGTGACGCCGAACATGCGGCACGCGGACGCACTGGTGCGCCGGGCCGCCGGCCGCGTTGCGCTGAGGTTGCCGGTGCGACTCAAAGACGATTCGCCCCCACAAACACGCCTCACACTCGCGCTCGCCAAAGCAAACTCACAGCCGGAAGAAGCGTTGCAGACCGCACTCGAAATCCTTCGGACGGCGAACACGACGGAGGAAGTGCAACTCGAGGCCGTGCGCGTGATTCAGCTCGTGTTCGGCGACCTGACCGCGACGGACGCCGTCGGCACCGTGTTCGAGGGATACACGCTGCGGAACCCACCGAAGCAAAAGACCGCCGATCACGTGTTGTGGGCGTTGAAGTGGCAGATCGACTCCGTGGCGGGACGGTACCGACCGGATCACCGCATCTCGAACCTCGACCGCGAGCTGGCCCGCACCGCGGCCGCTTTGGGCAGTCCCGACGAGAACGCCCTGACCCACGTCTCGATGTGGCTCGGCGAGTTGTCCCGGCGGAACGAGCGCGCCGGCAGCGTGCGTGACGACATTCACCTGCTCGCCTGTTGGGCGCAGTTGAGTAAGTGGGCCACTCGCGACGAGGACGGGGCCATCGGCGCCACCCTCCTACAACTTGAGGACCGCCGCAACAAAGAGATGCTCGGCGCGGATCGGTTCTGGCCCGTCCGGATCGATGAACTGGCCGCCGCGCTGATCCCCTGCCACAAGCACCTGGCCGCCACGATGGCGCGCAGTCCGAGCTTCGTTCGCCTCGAAAACCTCCGGTTCTTGAAGTACATGAATTCGGAGGACACCGACGCCACCGCGCGCCTCGCCCGCCGGTTCCTCGATGCGGCGCGGAGTGCCCCGGATTCGCCGTTCGTCCCGCTCATCTTCGAATACCTCCCGCTGCTGCCTCGAACGGAAATCGATCCCCTGCTCTCCGTCCTCTGGGAGCGCCCGCACCTCCAAGATGCCGTGGTGCAGGTCCTGGCCCGATCCCCGCGCGACGGCGATCACCCGCGGTTCCTGAATGGTCTGGGTTCCCTCAACCCGGAAATTGTTCGGCAGTCGGCGGGGGCACTGGCGAAGCTCAAGCGCCCCGACGGAGCGGAGCTGCTTGTTGCGGCGGTAAAGGCGCTGCGCCGCTTTCCCGATGAAAAGGGATATGCGAGCGTGCGGGAGGCGCTCGTCGCACTGCTCCAGATGTCCAGCGGCGAGACGATCGGCGCGGACGCGAAGGCGTGGACCGCCTGGATCGTGAAACGCGACCCGCGAGCCGAAAAGGCTCTCAACGCGAGTGCCGGCTTCGATGCGGCCGCGTGGGGCAAACGAGCCGCCAGCATCGACTGGTCCCGCGGCGATGCCGGCCGCGGCCGACTCGCCTTCACGAAAGCAACGTGTGCCGCGTGTCACGACGGGGGCGGCGCGATCGGACCGTCACTACTCGGCATCTCCAAGCGTTTCGGCCGTGACGATCTCCTCACCGCCATCCTTCAGCCGAGCAAGGACGTCTCGCCCCGCTACCGGCCGACGCGCGTGGTGACTACCGAGGAGCGCGCGTACACGGGCATCATCGTGTACGAAGCCACCGACGGCGTCATCCTCCAAACGGGAGCGGACACCACCGTTCGCATCGCCGGGGCCGACATCACTTCGAAGAAGCAGGTCGAAGTGTCCCTGATGCCAACCGGGTTGATCGACAAGCTCTCGAACACGGAAATTGCGGACCTGCTCGCGTACCTTGCGACGCTCGGGGAGCCGAAAACGAAATAG